A single window of Dermochelys coriacea isolate rDerCor1 chromosome 14, rDerCor1.pri.v4, whole genome shotgun sequence DNA harbors:
- the KIF2B gene encoding kinesin-like protein KIF2B produces the protein MAGQFGSIRVGSYLEIKRSDGRIHPALVTALHRDSPSLTVEWVEQGANKGKRVELQLAFALNPHLAPAAPGSAQGDQSLPAEPAAAPAKLEQPGGDCGEPRRGRPGRKSPCVRQVERLRELRQKRRLRLREQRAQQAAASPHPNYEVICMIQEYRGRLPGGALGGPQPGPRQHRIRVCVRKRPLNPREAGLQDFDVVTVPCRGVVVVHEARRRLDLSRYLESQTFRFDHAFDDSAPNELVYRHTAQPLVESIFRGGMATCFAYGQTGSGKTHTMVGDLSAKGQGCPMGVYTLAAQDVFCWLQEPSYKQLELRVYGAFFEIYGGKVYDLLSWRNRLKVLEDGKQQIQVLGLQEEEVSCVEDVMKLIEMGNRCRTSGQTSANTHSSRSHAVFQIILRKRGKLHGKFSLIDLAGNERGADTGSADRRTRLEGAEINKSLLALKECIRALGRNKAHTPFRASKLTQVLRDSFIGENSCTCMIATISPGMRSCEHTLDTLRYANRVKELTVDPNSLGQSHPIITQFPYQLDDLKKPWTVQSLPETDEFKVFCVQKEEEVSPQLFTFNCREKAQKKRKELDEKALIEEHQESLRWLKVFLEVAEEIDYDVDFYAAQFEAVLGQKIGILTEIQDKVKSFRSILRKEQHGGNQISVKRSRVL, from the coding sequence ATGGCCGGCCAGTTCGGGAGCATCCGGGTCGGCTCCTACCTGGAGATCAAGCGCAGCGATGGGCGCATCCACCCGGCGCTGGTCACGGCGCTGCACCGGGACAGCCCCAGCCTCACCGTGGAGTGGGTCGAGCAGGGGGCCAACAAGGGCAAGAGGGTGGAGCTGCAGCTCGCCTTCGCCCTCAACCCCCACCTGGCCCCCGCCGCGCCCGGCTCCGCCCAAGGCGACCAGAGCCTCCCGGCCGAGCCGGCGGCCGCGCCCGCCAAGCTGGAGCAGCCCGGCGGCGATTGCGGGGAGCCGCGGCGCGGCCGGCCCGGCCGGAAATCGCCGTGCGTGCGGCAGGTGGAGCGGCTGCGGGAGCTGCGCCAGAAGCGGCGGCTGCGGCTGCGGGAGCAGCGGGCCCAGCAGGCGGCCGCCTCGCCGCACCCCAACTACGAGGTGATCTGCATGATCCAGGAGTACCGGGGCCGCCTGCCTGGCGGGGCGCTGGGcggcccccagcccggcccccgcCAGCACCGGATCCGCGTCTGCGTCCGCAAGCGGCCGCTCAACCCGCGGGAGGCCGGGCTGCAGGACTTCGACGTGGTGACCGTCCCCTGCCGGGGCGTGGTGGTGGTGCACGAAGCCCGGCGGAGGCTGGACCTCAGCCGCTACCTGGAGAGCCAGACCTTCCGCTTCGACCACGCCTTCGACGACAGCGCCCCCAACGAGCTGGTGTACAGGCACACGGCCCAGCCGCTGGTGGAGAGCATCTTCCGCGGCGGCATGGCCACCTGCTTCGCCTACGGCCAGACGGGCAGCGGCAAGACCCACACCATGGTGGGGGACCTCTCGGCCAAGGGCCAGGGCTGCCCCATGGGCGTCTACACCCTGGCGGCCCAGgatgtcttctgctggctgcaggagCCCAGCTACAAGCAACTGGAGCTCCGGGTCTACGGGGCTTTCTTCGAGATCTATGGGGGCAAGGTGTACGACTTGCTCAGCTGGAGGAACCGGCTGAAGGTGCTGGAGGACGGCAAGCAGCAGAtccaggtgctggggctccaGGAGGAGGAGGTCAGCTGCGTGGAGGATGTCATGAAGCTCATCGAGATGGGCAACCGGTGCAGGACGTCGGGCCAGACCTCTGCCAACACCCACTCCTCCCGTAGCCATGCTGTCTTCCAGATCATCCTCCGGAAGAGAGGGAAGCTTCACGGCAAGTTTTCCCTGATTGACTTGGCTGGGAATGAGAGAGGAGCAGACACCGGCAGTGCGGACAGGCGGACGAGGCTGGAAGGGGCTGAGATTAACAAGAGTCTCCTGGCACTAAAGGAATGCATCAGGGCCCTAGGACGCAACAAAGCCCATACCCCGTTCAGGGCTAGCAAACTCACCCAGGTTTTAAGGGACTCGTTCATAGGGGAGAACTCATGCACCTGCATGATTGCCACCATTTCTCCAGGGATGAGATCCTGTGAGCACACTCTCGATACTCTAAGGTACGCCAACAGGGTGAAGGAACTGACCGTAGATCCTAATTCCCTTGGACAGTCACATCCAATCATCACCCAGTTCCCATATCAGCTGGATGACCTGAAGAAACCGTGGACTGTACAGAGCTTGCCTGAGACGGATGAGTTCAAAGTATTTTGTGTACAGAAAGAGGAGGAAGTCTCTCCTCAGTTGTTTACTTTCAATTGCAGAGAGAAAgcccagaagaaaagaaaagagttgGATGAGAAAGCACTTATAGAGGAGCACCAGGAGTCTCTCCGATGGTTGAAAGTATTCCTGGAAGTGGCTGAAGAAATAGATTATGATGTGGATTTTTATGCTGCACAGTTTGAAGCAGTCCTGGGGCAAAAGATTGGCATTCTGACTGAGATCCAAGATAAAGTAAAATCGTTCCGGTCAATCCTACGTAAGGAACAACATGGCGGCAACCAGATCAGTGTGAAGAGATCCCGTGTTCTGTAA